The window TTCGCCAGCGGTCGGCTGCAGTTCCTTGGCAATCAAGTTCAGGAGCGTCGTTTTACCGCGGCCGTTCGGACCGATGATTGCGATGCGGTCGCCCTTGAAGACTTCCATGGTGAGGTCGGTAATCAGTTCCGGGCCTTCGCCATAAGCAAAGTGCAGTTCCTTGATTTGGAGCATGCGCTTGCCGGGGAATCCTGCTTCGGTAAAGCTGAAGTCGAGGTTCCTTTCGTGGGTGAGGCGCTCGCCGGTGGCAAGCTTTGCCGCGGCCTTAATCTTGGATTGCACCATGGCGGCCTTTGCGGCCTTGTAGCGGAAACGTTCAATGACCTGTTCCAGCTGCGCCTTCTTTTTCGCCTCGTTTTCTTGCGTGCGCTGTGCGACTTCTTCTTCTTCGGCAATCGTTTCGCGGAGCTTTTCTACCGTGCCCTTCACCTTGCGCATCTTATGGCGGTGAATGCCCACCGTGTGGGTGCAGACCTCGTCCATAAAATGGTGGTCGTGGGTAATCAAAAGGACTTCGCCCTTCCAGCTGCGCAAAAAGCGACTGAGCCAGCGCATCGACACAATGTCCAGGTAGTTGGTCGGTTCGTCGAGCAGTAGCATGTCGGGTTCAGATGCCAAGACCTTCGCCAGGTTCAGGCGAATCTGGAAACCGCCCGAAAGGAGGGCGGGGCTCTTGTGCATGGATTCTTCGTCGAAACCCAGACCGAACAGAATCGCTTCGACCTTATGTTCTTCGATCCATCCGTCTTCATTGGGCTTGAGCACACTGCAGGCTTCTTCGTGAACTGTGGCGTGCGTAAAGTTCAGGTGTTGCTGCAAGTAACCCAGCGTGTATTTCTTGGGAATGTCGATGCTTCCGCCATCGATGCATTCCTGGCCGAGAATCATCTTGAAAAGGGTTGATTTACCGCAACCGTTGCGGCCTACAAGGCCCACGCGTTCGTGGTCGCCTACAAGCATAGAGGCGCCGTCAAGCAGCACCTGCTCACCAAAAGACTTCGAAACGTTCTGAATTTGAATCACGGGGTTAAATTTAGAAAAAGTAGGCAGTTGGCAGAATTTAGTTGGCTGTTAATAAAACTTGATTTGAAAATTTTCGTTATTCATTTTTTATTTTTCATTGTATATTTAGGTACGAGGTGATATATGGTGAAAAAATTCATTCTAGCCCAGTTTGCGCTTTGCGCACTTGTTTTTGGTACCATTGCCTGTTCCGACGATTCTTCCTCGGGCACGGACGCCAATATCGATACCGGCGACGAAATCAACATCCCTATTTCGGACAAAGTATCTAGCGCCGCGGACAAGGGCGTTTCCAGTTCCTCGAAAATCGACTCGCTTAAGGTAACGAAGAGTGACCCTGCCGCTTCGGATGCTGAGTCCAGTTCTTCTACGGCAAAGGATTCTCCGGAGTCTTCTGCAGAAGCAAAATCGAGTTCTTCCGAGGCTTCCGCAAAAGAAGACACGGGCTTTATCAACGAAGGCTGGCGCGAAGATTGCCTCGCTAAAATCAACGAATACCGCGCTACCGAAGACTTGAAACCGCTCACGCTCGCCTCCGAAGAAAAGCAGACTTGCGCTGACAAGCAGTCCGCCGACGATCTTGCCTCGAACACGGCTCATGGCCATTTTGGCGATTGCGGCGAATTCGCTCAGAACAGTGGCCCCAATTTCAGTGGTAGCTGGCAGAAGAATGCCTCTGCCGTTGCCGAATACTACCTCAAGATGATGTGGGAAGACGAAAAGGCCAAGGCTGAAAAGGGCGTTACGGAATATGCCCAGATCGGACACTACCTGAATATGAAAAACACAAGCTACACCAAGGTCGCTTGCGGAATCACCCTATCTGAAGATGGTAAAACAGGCTGGTTTAACGTAGACTTCTTCTAGTCTTTCTTCTTGCCGTTTTTGGGCTTATTCTTATTGATGTAATCAAGTCCCTTGCTCCTGTCGGCAGCAAGGGCTATTTTTTGTTGCTTGAGAAAGTCAATATAGATGTTTGCGCCTTCGTTAAGGTCAACCCCTGCGGCATCAAGCAAGTTGAAGAATAGCATGACTGAGGGGATTCTATCGCCTTTTCCGAGTCGTCTTATGTATTCTCTGGAAACATCGCAGAAAAAGGACAAGTTTTTCTGGGTAGTCTTCGTCCTCAAAAACGCAATAAGCTCTTTTATAGCATTTTTGTGGACGTTTTCATCGAACATATTTCAATTGTAAAAACGGAGCCACGAAAAACGTGCCAACTATAGTTGGCGTTATCAAATAAAAAAATGCTTTATATGAAAAATTTATGTTTGCCCTAGGGCGCAATAAATTATATTGCCTCATTGTATGAGATTGTGTATTATCGTTTTTTTTTCAGTTTTGGCCCTTTTTGCAAAGGATATCGCATGGAAAACCGATAAGTTCCTCGGTGAACCCTTCAAAATGCATGAATTTGAGGCGGAGAACTTTCATGCAACGCTTGTCGGCTACCCATTCGATTCAGTAAAAGATTCTGTATCATTACGTGTTCCTAAAGCTGCTGTTCTTTACATACACGGGTTTAATGATTATTTCTTTCAACAGGAACTTGCTCAACAGGTGGATTCCGCAGGCTATTCCTTTTTTGCAATTGACTTGCATAAGTACGGCCGTTCATACCGCTCGGGCGAAACCATAGGGGAGCTTCGCGACATTTCGGAATACTATGCCGAAATCGATTCCGCAATCTCCATGATTCGTGAAGCCGAGGGCGATTCTGTTCCGTTTGTGTTAATGGGGCATAGCACCGGCGGGCTTATCGCGTGTCTGTATGCAGCAGACAGGCGAAATGGCGAGGGAATTGCTGCCGTTGTCCTGAATAGTCCGTTTCTCGAGATGAATTACATTTGGCCTGTGCGCCGTTTAGCCGTTCCCGTGCTTTCTGCATTGGGGGGCGTGTTCCCGGATATCGGTATTCCGCGTAGTGAAAACCTGAACTACGACAAGAGTCTGCACAAGTCCGAGGGCGGAGAATGGGATTACGACCATAACCTTAAAGTCCCGGGCAGCCTGCCAATCGATTTGGGCTGGCTACATGCGATCCACCAGGGGCATGTCCGTGTCCAACAGGGTTTACACCTCATGCCTCCGGTTTTGGTGATGCATAGCGGTTGCAGTTTCCGCGACGACGACTGGAGTGAGGAATATACCTACTGCGACGGCGTGTTGGACGTGGAGCATATCCATGAATACGGAGCCAACCTTGGCCCGAATGTGAAGCTCGAACAAATTGAGGGCGGCCTTCATGACCTTATTCTTTCGCATAAACCTGTCCGTGACACTGTTTATCAAAAGATGTTTGATTTCTTGGATAAGAACGTGAAGTAAAGGGGCGTCAGGATTATTCCGCCCGTCTGCCCTTTACATCCACTTTATGACGTAGCTTGCGCAGTTTCGGCTGCGCTTTTTTGTTGCCCTTGGCGATGGCGGTTGAGCCGCCCACGTCGGTAACTTCGATTTCTTCGCTCAAGAGCCAGGAATCATTGTCGTTTTCGACTTTTACGAGAGCCTTGTACTTGCCCTTTTCGGTGAGAGCGAGGGTCGCCTTGTCGGCGCCTTCAATCAACTTGCCGTCTTTGTACCAGTGGATTCCGTAATTCGTGCCGTTCACTTGCAGGTTTGCCTGCTCTTGCTTGAGTGCGGGTTTTGCAAGTGTCATGTACTTGTTCACGATTTTCGCAAGTTCCTGGGCGCCTGTCGCATTCGGGTGGACGCTATCGTCCAAGAACCATGCGGGTGTCTGGAACAGAGTATGCAGATCGATGATGTTGACACCCTTCTTGACAGCGGTTTCCTTGATGATCGGGTTAATCTGGCTTACGATAGCCGTGTCCATAATCGCCCAGCCCACGTTGTTGCTGTATGGCTGCAGTGTCGCGTAAATTTTGGGATTGGTGGGCAGGTGCGCAAAGGTGTCAATTAGCGCCTCGTAATCGGTGTACAGCTGCGTTTTTTCGCATTGCCCGTAAAGGTAATTGTAATTGGCGCCCTCGCTTTCCATAAAGTACTTGCTGTCGTTGGTGCCGAGTTCAATGATTACGATGTTTGGCGAAGAGGCGAGTGCCGCCTTGAACTTTTCCGTCTTCCAGTAGCTGGAATTGTTGTCACCGCCTTTGATTTTCTCGCCCGCAAATGTCATGGAAGATACGCCGAAGTTTGTGACGGCGTAATCGTTCCCGAGCATTTCTTGCAGGTGGTCGGGGTATTTCTTTTCGCTCCAGATCCCGTAGCCCTCGGTAATGCTGTTGCCCACGCAGGCGACATTGGTCGCGGCCAGGGCGCTAGAAACGGCCATGGACAAAGAGACTGCTATCGATAATTTTCCAAACATCCGAAAACACTCCTTTCTCTTTGTTCTCTTGACTTGAGTGTTCCCCCAACTGCATAAAATATAAAAAAGCCCGCCGACTTTTGTCGGCGGGGCATTTGCTGAATTCTTTTAGCCTAGATTAGAACTGGGCCTTGAGAGCCTGCGGGCATTCTACTTCCTTGTAGGTGTGGTTCGGGTTGCCTGCAGCTTCCATCCAGGTGGCAAGGAACATGCAGCCTTCCTTGGCTTGGGTGTCGTTGGCGAAGGACTTGTTACACTTTTCCTTGAGGCATTCCTTGCGCTTGTTCAAGAGGTCGCCATCGTAGCCGACTTCGTCTTCGCACTTAGAGAGGAGACCGCCGTATTGTGCACCCTGGTCGCCCCAGCCCATGTTGGCGCAGCCGTTAAAGGCACCAACGCCACCGCCCGGAATCATGATGTCAAACTGGCCACCCTGTACGTCGTAGCCGATATTCGAGGCCATCACGACGAGGGTCTTGCCCTTAAGAGCCTGGTGGTTTGCCTTGGTTTCATACTTGCCTTCGCCTGTAAAGGTGAGTGCGAAGCACTTGCCGCATGTGGCGTCGTTACCCGGAGTTGCTGCGAATGCATAGGCGAGCTTGTCGCTTACGATGATAGGAATCTGGCTGGTACAAGTGGTGCCCTGACCGCCAGAACAAATGCTTCCGCTGTTGTTTCCGATAGGAGTCTTACCCTTGGCATCGCAAGTCTTGGCTGCGCCACCGTGTTCAGGCCATGCGCAGTGGGGCATGCAGCAGTCCCAGTAACGGGTTGCAAAGCCCTGTTGACCACCTGCGCCTGCGTTGAGGTACTTGGCTTCTTCGGCAGAGGCGTTTGCGTTGCCCTGGCTGCTAGAAGACTTGGGCTGAGAGCTGCTCGAAGATTTTACGCTAGAGCTGGACTTCGGCTGCTGCTGACTGCTGGAAGACTTGGGTTGCTGCTGGCTGCTCGAGGATTTCTGCTGCTGTTGGCTGCTCGAAGACTTAGCCTGTTGCTGGCTGCTGGAGCTGTTGGCCGGAGTTGCAGCGCCGCCGAGGTTTTTGCAATTTTGATTGGTCGGATCGTAATAGCAGTTTACCTTGCAGGATTCATCGTAGGCGTATTGTTCGTCGTGGTTTCCCTTAAGAGTGGTGTGGGGGTCGACGCACTTGCCTGAAGCACCGTCAAGGCATTTGCCTTCGCACTGGTTGTTAGATGTTGTCGCAGAAGAAGACTTCGGCTGTTGTTCTGCAGCGGAGCTCTGCGTTTGCTGTTGCTGGGACGAAGAACTCTTGTCGCTGACAGTCTTTTCAGAGGAACTGCTTACGACAGGAGTGGGTTCGCTACCAGAAGAAAGGGTAGTTGTCGGCTGCGAATCCGTTGCGCTGGAAAGCGTGGTAGTCGGAGTCGTTGCCGAAGCGTCTGCAGACGATGTAGGAGTGGATACCTGGGCCGTAGCCGTTTCACGCGTGACAACCGGAAGTTCGTTCGTGTCGACGTTTGCGAGAATCGGGGTGCCGTCAACGCCCACGATGGAGCCTGTGAGCGTGCCTTCGACAAATACGAAGGAACCTACGACATTACCGCTCAAGTCGGTAACGATGCCGGCAGGATAAATGAGGTACGGCTGTCCTGCGTTGACAAGCCAACAAGCTTCGTCTGCTGCTACAGCTGCGTTAGAATTGTCGTCTGTAGGTTGGACCGCGGAAGGGTCAAGATTATTGATGGCTTCTGCAGCCTCTTCGGAGCAGTTGACAAGAGCCAGCATGGCTCCAAGAACCACAACAGACTTCAGGAATTGGTGTTTCATAAGCATCCTCAAACAAAGACAATTAGACTTTCGTATCGAAAGTCCTTCCAATTCCATCCGCGAAACAAAATAGATTAATAGAGCCCAAAAAGCACGTAAAATTTTGGTAGTCAAATGCTTGCTGAAACAAGGTGATTTCTGAAACAAAAAATCCCGACGCTAGGTCGGGATTTCTTATCAAAGGTAAAGTTTTGATTAATATTTCTGCTTCAGCACTTCGGGGCATTCCACTTCGGTGTATTCGTGGTTGGGGTTGCCGGCGGCTTCCATGAAGTTTGCCAGGAAGAGGCAGCCCTGCTTGGCCGTTGCGTCGCTAGAGAAGGACTTGTTGCACTTTTCGACGAGGCATTCCTTACGCTTGGTGAGCAGGTTAGATGCATTGTAGCCGACTTCCTTTTCGCATTCGGAAAGCAAGCCA is drawn from uncultured Fibrobacter sp. and contains these coding sequences:
- a CDS encoding ABC-F family ATP-binding cassette domain-containing protein, whose amino-acid sequence is MIQIQNVSKSFGEQVLLDGASMLVGDHERVGLVGRNGCGKSTLFKMILGQECIDGGSIDIPKKYTLGYLQQHLNFTHATVHEEACSVLKPNEDGWIEEHKVEAILFGLGFDEESMHKSPALLSGGFQIRLNLAKVLASEPDMLLLDEPTNYLDIVSMRWLSRFLRSWKGEVLLITHDHHFMDEVCTHTVGIHRHKMRKVKGTVEKLRETIAEEEEVAQRTQENEAKKKAQLEQVIERFRYKAAKAAMVQSKIKAAAKLATGERLTHERNLDFSFTEAGFPGKRMLQIKELHFAYGEGPELITDLTMEVFKGDRIAIIGPNGRGKTTLLNLIAKELQPTAGEISHNPNLQINYFGQTNINRLNLDNTVEEEIASAIEEVAQKSRARGLAGLMMFSGDAALKKVKVLSGGERSRVLLGKILASPCNMLLLDEPTNHLDMESIESLIDALEDYEGTAMVVTHDEELLHAFATRLVVFDGGKCRVFEGTYADFLEKVGWASEKKPGGSESANIKVSNIDVKTDAPTSAPRAKEDRKARADYIAERSKIIKPLEKQLAKLEEDIAKAEALGGELEAKLVTASETGDGNAITAIAKDMDDNKKKVDQLYEDWEKVSAELEAAKDKWKL
- a CDS encoding CAP domain-containing protein, with protein sequence MVKKFILAQFALCALVFGTIACSDDSSSGTDANIDTGDEINIPISDKVSSAADKGVSSSSKIDSLKVTKSDPAASDAESSSSTAKDSPESSAEAKSSSSEASAKEDTGFINEGWREDCLAKINEYRATEDLKPLTLASEEKQTCADKQSADDLASNTAHGHFGDCGEFAQNSGPNFSGSWQKNASAVAEYYLKMMWEDEKAKAEKGVTEYAQIGHYLNMKNTSYTKVACGITLSEDGKTGWFNVDFF
- a CDS encoding helix-turn-helix transcriptional regulator codes for the protein MFDENVHKNAIKELIAFLRTKTTQKNLSFFCDVSREYIRRLGKGDRIPSVMLFFNLLDAAGVDLNEGANIYIDFLKQQKIALAADRSKGLDYINKNKPKNGKKKD
- a CDS encoding alpha/beta hydrolase — encoded protein: MALFAKDIAWKTDKFLGEPFKMHEFEAENFHATLVGYPFDSVKDSVSLRVPKAAVLYIHGFNDYFFQQELAQQVDSAGYSFFAIDLHKYGRSYRSGETIGELRDISEYYAEIDSAISMIREAEGDSVPFVLMGHSTGGLIACLYAADRRNGEGIAAVVLNSPFLEMNYIWPVRRLAVPVLSALGGVFPDIGIPRSENLNYDKSLHKSEGGEWDYDHNLKVPGSLPIDLGWLHAIHQGHVRVQQGLHLMPPVLVMHSGCSFRDDDWSEEYTYCDGVLDVEHIHEYGANLGPNVKLEQIEGGLHDLILSHKPVRDTVYQKMFDFLDKNVK
- a CDS encoding GDSL-type esterase/lipase family protein — its product is MFGKLSIAVSLSMAVSSALAATNVACVGNSITEGYGIWSEKKYPDHLQEMLGNDYAVTNFGVSSMTFAGEKIKGGDNNSSYWKTEKFKAALASSPNIVIIELGTNDSKYFMESEGANYNYLYGQCEKTQLYTDYEALIDTFAHLPTNPKIYATLQPYSNNVGWAIMDTAIVSQINPIIKETAVKKGVNIIDLHTLFQTPAWFLDDSVHPNATGAQELAKIVNKYMTLAKPALKQEQANLQVNGTNYGIHWYKDGKLIEGADKATLALTEKGKYKALVKVENDNDSWLLSEEIEVTDVGGSTAIAKGNKKAQPKLRKLRHKVDVKGRRAE
- a CDS encoding glycosyl hydrolase family 5, coding for MKHQFLKSVVVLGAMLALVNCSEEAAEAINNLDPSAVQPTDDNSNAAVAADEACWLVNAGQPYLIYPAGIVTDLSGNVVGSFVFVEGTLTGSIVGVDGTPILANVDTNELPVVTRETATAQVSTPTSSADASATTPTTTLSSATDSQPTTTLSSGSEPTPVVSSSSEKTVSDKSSSSQQQQTQSSAAEQQPKSSSATTSNNQCEGKCLDGASGKCVDPHTTLKGNHDEQYAYDESCKVNCYYDPTNQNCKNLGGAATPANSSSSQQQAKSSSSQQQQKSSSSQQQPKSSSSQQQPKSSSSVKSSSSSQPKSSSSQGNANASAEEAKYLNAGAGGQQGFATRYWDCCMPHCAWPEHGGAAKTCDAKGKTPIGNNSGSICSGGQGTTCTSQIPIIVSDKLAYAFAATPGNDATCGKCFALTFTGEGKYETKANHQALKGKTLVVMASNIGYDVQGGQFDIMIPGGGVGAFNGCANMGWGDQGAQYGGLLSKCEDEVGYDGDLLNKRKECLKEKCNKSFANDTQAKEGCMFLATWMEAAGNPNHTYKEVECPQALKAQF